The Populus trichocarpa isolate Nisqually-1 chromosome 11, P.trichocarpa_v4.1, whole genome shotgun sequence genome has a segment encoding these proteins:
- the LOC18103088 gene encoding OPA3-like protein — MVLPLLKLGTLALKTLSKPLASRIKQQAAFHPKFRQFIVNIAQANHRITTRTQRRIYGHATDVEIRPLNEEKAVQAAVDLIGEVFVFTVAGAAVIFEVQRSAKSEARKEEKRKQELEAMKQRDEDLAREVELLKHKLQEIEQLAKGRGLGGIFQLKHSAAEEGKAAKS; from the exons ATGGTGCTGCCATTATTGAAGTTAGGGACATTAGCCTTGAAAACATTGAGTAAACCATTGGCCAGCAGGATCAAACAACAGGCTGCTTTTCACCCCAAGTTTCGTCAGTTCATCGTCAACATTGCTCAG GCTAATCATCGGATTACAACAAGAACGCAAAGAAGAATATATGGTCATGCAACTGATGTTGAGATAAGGCCCTTGAATGAAGAAAAAGCTGTCCAGGCTGCTGTTGATCTTATTGGGGAAGTCTTCGTTTTCAcg GTGGCAGGAGCTGCTGTGATTTTTGAGGTGCAGAGAAGTGCTAAATCAGAAGCCAGAAAAGAGGAAAAGCGAAAGCAAGAATTGGAG GCAATGAAGCAAAGAGATGAAGACTTGGCAAGAGAAGTGGAACTTTTAAAGCACAAACTACAAGAAATTGAGCAGCTTGCCAAGGGACGAGGACTTGGTGGTATTTTCCAGCTCAAACATTCAGCTGCAGAAGAAGGAAAAGCAGCAAAATCATAG
- the LOC18103087 gene encoding syntaxin-61, protein MSSAQDPFYIVKEEIQESIDKLQSSFHQWERISCDMGDQVHLTKDLLAACESIEWQVDELDKAISVAGRDPSWYGIDEAELEKRRRWTSTARNQVGNVKKAVVAGREVNISGTASVSGMRRELMRMPNSQQADKSNQYTQDNDDFIQSESDRQLLLIKQQDEELDELSITIGRLGGVGLTIHEELLAQEKIIDDLGMEMDSTSNRLDFVQKKVAMVMKKASAKGQLMMILFLVVLFIILFVLVFLT, encoded by the exons aTGTCATCAGCGCAAGACCCGTTTTATATTGTGAAAGAGGAGATTCAAGAATCT ATTGACAAGTTGCAATCTTCTTTTCACCAATGGGAACGGATTTCTTGTGATATGGGAGACCAAGTGCATCTTACAAAGGACCTGCTTGCTGCTTGTGAGAGCATTGAGTGGCAG GTGGATGAATTGGACAAAGCAATTTCTGTAGCAGGTAGAGATCCTTCTTGGTATGGCATTGATGAAGCAGAGCTCGAAAAACGGAGGAGATGGACCAGCACTGCTCGCAATCAG GTGGGCAATGTGAAGAAAGCAGTAGTAGCCGGAAGAGAGGTGAATATTAGTGGAACTGCTAGTGTGAGTGGGATGCGCAGAGAATTAATGAGGATGCCTAATTCTCAACAGGCTGACAAATCCAACCAGTATACTCAagataatgatgattttataCAATCAGAATCAGATAGACAATTGCTTCTTATAAA GCAACAGGATGAGGAGTTGGATGAGCTCAGTATAACCATCGGGAGACTTGGAGGTGTTGGCCTTACCATACATGAAGAGCTCCTTGCACAG GAAAAGATCATAGATGATTTGGGTATGGAAATGGACAGTACATCGAATCGACTTGACTTTGTTCAG AAAAAAGTTGCCATGGTCATGAAGAAGGCCAGTGCAAAGGGGCAACTTatgatgatattgtttttgGTAGTTTTGTTCATCATCTTATTTGTTCTGGTCTTTCTGACCTAA